Below is a genomic region from Fervidobacterium sp..
CCCAATTTCTATAACAGGGACTCCCATTTGTCCAGACTTTCTAACCATTTCTTCCGCACCTTTTCTGTCTTTGGAAACGTCTACCTCGGTAAATGAAATGCCAAGTTGTTTGAAATATTCCTTAGCTCTTTTGCACCATGGACATGTTGGTGTTGTGTAAATTTTTACTTTGTAGTTTGACATAATGAACCCTCCTTTCACGTTTAATAAGTTTATTCATTAAAAATATTTCTTTGCAGCATGTTCAACAGCTATTGCACCATCAGCCGCAGCGGTTACGATCTGTCTAAGTCCCTTTATTCTTATATCCCCAACAGCGTAGATGCCAGGAACATTTGTCTCCATATTTTCGTCTGTAATTATGTAGCCATACTCATTCATTTCCAATAATCCTTTGAAAATTTCTGTTTTTGGTAGGAGTCCAACATATATGAATACACCATCCGCTTTGATAATTTTTTCTTCTTTTGTCTCATTGCTTACGATGACTACTTCTTGTACTTTATTTGCGCCTCTTATTTCTTTCACCAAATGATTTGTGATAACTTTTATTTTTGGGTTGTTCAAAACTCTTTCCTGGAGCACCTTTGCAGCTGTTAAATATGGAAGATTTTGAACTATTGTTATGCTGTTAACAATCTTTGACAGAAAATGAGACTCATCACACGCACTATCTCCTCCACCAACTACAACCACATCTTTGTCTTTGAACAAGTATCCATCACAAGCAGCGCAGTATGTAACACCTTTACCTCTAAACTCAGCTTCACCTGGTACTCCCAATTTCCTCGGTTCTGTTCCTGTTGCTATAATAAGAACTCTACTCTTTACTTTATTTCCATCATCGAGTTCTACTATTTTATAATCACCTTCCACATAAACTTTTTGAGCGAAAGCATAATGTATTTGCGCACCAAAATGTTTTGCATGGTCTGCAAATTTTTGAGCTAATGCTTGTCCCTCAATACTAATTTCCCCTGGCCAATTTTCTACCACATGCGTCTGTGCAACAGCTCCACCTTCTATTGCTTTTTCAACTACTAAAGCTGTTAGTCCTGCCCTTCTTGCATAAATAGCCGCCGTTAAACCTGCCGGTCCAGCACCAACAATAACTACATCATAATATTCTTTCAGTTCGCTACTTAATGAACCTATTTCAAACAACTCCATTTTTTCACCTCCAAGATAAGTTATACTAAAGACCAATTTCCACCGGAGAAATCTTAGACTATTAGATAGAAAACTTTTAAAAAAGTGGGTCAACGTTTGATTGTAGTCAGTACTGCATTTCTCAACACAATTTTCGCGCGCTAAGCCTTCTAAAAACTCAGGGCACAAAAGATGTGCCCTGAAGTATTTTGGGGTGGTTTGCCGATCTTTTTCCGAAACTTTCTCAGTTTTTTGACGGGAATATATTATTCTGCAAGTTCAAGCACTTGTTTCAAGAACTGTGGTTCTGGATAAGCCCCTATAAAAAATCTGTCTGGGTTTCTATTTATTGCAATGTGTGGTACCGAAGAAACTCCAAATTGTTCACTTAAGTCAAAGAATTCATTTGCTTCAACAACTTCGGCTGTAACCATATCACTTGCAAGTGCCATGTTGTGTGCCGTTAAAGCCGCTCTCGGACAGTATGGACAAGTTGGAGTTACAAAAACACTTATTTTGACGGGTTTATCGAGTTTCTTAAGTTGTTCGATTGTTTCCGGTGAAAGCTCAGGTTTTGCCCCTTTACCAAATGTTACTATGTCTTGAATAAGTGTTGTGAATTCATGTCCTGAAGGTATGCCGTAAAATCTTACACCTCTATCCACTCCATCTTCGAGTGTGAGTATCAAGGCAGGCGTGTATTCAACTTTGTACTTCTCACCTTCTAAACTGTTTTTGTGATATTTTTCGACGATGATCTTGTTTGAGAGCTCTTTTAATTCATCGAGCAATTGACTCTCCAAATCACAATACTCACAATTTTCGCTGTGGAAAAATATAAGTTTTACGGTATTTTCAAGTTCCCTTTTGAACAAATCTGATAAGTAACTTTTATCCTTTTCTGACAATAATCCCATATAAGACACCTCCAACTTTGTTTTCATTTTTATTATACCCTAAGTCCGAAGAATTAGGGTTACCTAAATGTTAAAATTAGACAAATTTTATCTACTTTTCTTCCTTGTTTAAATTTCTTGACCTAAGAACCATTTTTTAACAGCTTCTGTGACGGCTTCTTTTTCTATGTCGTTGCTTAGTACGTGTCCGGATCGTTCAAATATTAACATTTTTCTTTTTTCCGAGGCGATGTTGTGGTATATGAAC
It encodes:
- a CDS encoding glutaredoxin family protein; protein product: MSNYKVKIYTTPTCPWCKRAKEYFKQLGISFTEVDVSKDRKGAEEMVRKSGQMGVPVIEIGNQIIVGFDKARIDRILGLS
- the trxB gene encoding thioredoxin-disulfide reductase, translated to MELFEIGSLSSELKEYYDVVIVGAGPAGLTAAIYARRAGLTALVVEKAIEGGAVAQTHVVENWPGEISIEGQALAQKFADHAKHFGAQIHYAFAQKVYVEGDYKIVELDDGNKVKSRVLIIATGTEPRKLGVPGEAEFRGKGVTYCAACDGYLFKDKDVVVVGGGDSACDESHFLSKIVNSITIVQNLPYLTAAKVLQERVLNNPKIKVITNHLVKEIRGANKVQEVVIVSNETKEEKIIKADGVFIYVGLLPKTEIFKGLLEMNEYGYIITDENMETNVPGIYAVGDIRIKGLRQIVTAAADGAIAVEHAAKKYF
- a CDS encoding thioredoxin family protein codes for the protein MGLLSEKDKSYLSDLFKRELENTVKLIFFHSENCEYCDLESQLLDELKELSNKIIVEKYHKNSLEGEKYKVEYTPALILTLEDGVDRGVRFYGIPSGHEFTTLIQDIVTFGKGAKPELSPETIEQLKKLDKPVKISVFVTPTCPYCPRAALTAHNMALASDMVTAEVVEANEFFDLSEQFGVSSVPHIAINRNPDRFFIGAYPEPQFLKQVLELAE